One genomic window of Aquisalimonas sp. 2447 includes the following:
- a CDS encoding nitrate reductase subunit alpha: MSFFLDRLTFFQRTKEEFADGHGVVTDDPRRWEDAYRSRWQHDKIVRSTHGVNCTGACSWKIYVKNGLVTWETQQTDYPRTRPDMPNHEPRGCARGASYSWYIYSANRLKHPMARGHLLRLWREARKVHKDPVDAWASIVEDPEKAKQYKSRRGKGGLVRSTWDEVNELVASANAYTIKQYGPDRVIGFSPIPAMSMVSYAAGSRYMSLLGGVCMSFYDWYCDLPPSSPQTWGEQTDVPESADWYNSGFIMMWGSNVPQTRTPDAHFMTEVRYKGTEIVTVCPDYSEASKFADMWLNPKQGTDSALGMALGHVMLKEFHVDNPSPYFQEYARKYTDFPCLVRLDKTDKGYQAGRLLRASDFDKALDQKNNPEWKTVAWDENSDTAVVPQGSIGFRWGEDGQWNLEEKRADGKDTKLRLTHAGVSDDVAEVGFPYFGGLEHELGRFTPNPQEDVIYRKVPVRRITLADGEEALVASVFDLITAHYGVDRGLDCPNTPKSYDDNMPYTPKWQEQITGVSPDKVIKVARRFAQNADKTQGRSMVILGAGLNHWYHMDMNYRAIINMLVFCGCVGQSGGGWAHYVGQEKLRPQTGWQPLAFALDWARPPRHMNSTSFFYAHTDQWRYEKLQVADMLSPLANKEDFHGSLIDFNVRSERMGWLPSAPQLAANPLQVAKDAAAAGKDPKDYVVEQLKSGKLAMACEDPDNPVNHPRNLFVWRSNLLGASGKGHEYFLKHLLGTNHGVQGKDLGEEGAVKPEEVVWRDEEPQGKLDLLTTLDFRMSTTCLYSDIVLPTATWYEKNDLNTSDMHPFIHPLSEAVNPCWESRSDWDIYKGLAKTFSRVCQGHLGKETDIVTLPLLHDSPAELGQAFEVKDWKKGECEPVPGKTMPQLVPVERDYPNVYARFTALGPLMKDVGNGGKGIAWNTEHEVDFLGKLNGVHRDDAVNKGMPKIESAIDAAEVILSLAPETNGEVAVKAWSALSKQTGRDHTHLALNKEEEKIRFRDLVAQPRKIISSPTWSGLESEHVSYNAGYTNVHELIPWRTLTGRQQLYQDHPWMRAFGEGFVAYRPPVNMRTTQTIQGVRGNGNEEIALNWITPHQKWGIHSTYSENLIMLTLSRGGPCVWMSEIDAQKVGIVDNDWIECFNSNGALVARSVVSQRVPEGMVMMYHAQEKLVNTPGSEISGERGGIHNSVTRTVLKPTHMIGGYAQQSYGFNYYGTVGSNRDEFVVVRKMDQVDWLEGDDESIYEAEEQA; encoded by the coding sequence ATGAGTTTCTTTCTGGACAGACTGACGTTCTTCCAGCGCACCAAAGAGGAGTTCGCCGACGGCCACGGTGTTGTCACCGATGACCCCCGACGCTGGGAAGATGCCTATCGCAGCCGCTGGCAGCACGACAAGATCGTGCGCTCCACCCACGGGGTGAACTGCACCGGCGCTTGCAGTTGGAAGATCTACGTCAAGAACGGCCTGGTTACCTGGGAGACCCAGCAGACTGACTACCCTCGTACGCGGCCCGACATGCCCAACCATGAGCCTCGCGGCTGCGCGCGGGGCGCCAGCTACTCCTGGTACATCTACAGCGCCAACCGCCTCAAGCACCCGATGGCGCGTGGTCACCTGCTGCGGCTTTGGCGCGAGGCGCGCAAGGTGCACAAGGATCCGGTGGATGCCTGGGCCTCCATCGTCGAGGACCCGGAGAAGGCGAAGCAGTACAAGTCCCGCCGCGGCAAGGGCGGGCTGGTGCGCAGCACCTGGGACGAGGTGAATGAGCTGGTCGCCTCGGCCAACGCCTACACCATCAAGCAGTACGGCCCGGACCGGGTGATCGGCTTCTCGCCCATCCCGGCAATGTCGATGGTCAGCTACGCCGCCGGCTCGCGGTACATGTCCCTGCTGGGTGGCGTGTGCATGAGCTTCTACGACTGGTACTGCGACCTGCCTCCCAGTTCCCCGCAGACCTGGGGCGAGCAGACCGACGTGCCGGAATCCGCCGACTGGTACAACTCCGGCTTCATCATGATGTGGGGCTCCAACGTGCCGCAGACGCGCACCCCGGACGCCCACTTCATGACCGAAGTGCGCTACAAGGGCACGGAGATCGTCACCGTGTGCCCGGACTACTCCGAGGCCTCCAAGTTCGCCGATATGTGGCTGAACCCGAAGCAGGGTACCGACTCGGCGCTGGGCATGGCCCTCGGCCACGTGATGCTCAAGGAGTTTCACGTTGACAACCCCAGTCCGTACTTCCAGGAGTACGCGCGCAAGTACACCGACTTCCCCTGCCTGGTGCGCCTGGACAAGACTGACAAGGGCTACCAGGCCGGTCGCCTGCTGCGCGCCTCGGACTTTGACAAGGCGCTGGACCAGAAGAACAACCCCGAGTGGAAGACCGTCGCCTGGGACGAGAACAGCGACACCGCCGTGGTGCCTCAGGGCTCCATCGGCTTCCGCTGGGGCGAGGACGGCCAGTGGAACCTGGAAGAGAAGCGGGCCGATGGCAAGGACACCAAGCTGCGCCTGACCCACGCGGGTGTCAGTGACGACGTGGCCGAAGTGGGTTTTCCTTACTTCGGCGGCCTGGAGCACGAACTGGGCCGGTTTACCCCGAACCCCCAGGAAGACGTCATCTACCGCAAGGTGCCGGTGCGCAGAATCACGCTCGCCGACGGCGAAGAGGCCCTGGTGGCCTCGGTGTTCGATCTGATTACCGCGCACTACGGCGTGGATCGCGGCCTGGACTGCCCGAACACGCCCAAGAGCTACGATGACAACATGCCCTACACGCCCAAGTGGCAGGAGCAGATCACGGGCGTGTCGCCGGACAAGGTCATCAAGGTCGCGCGGCGCTTCGCCCAGAACGCCGACAAGACCCAGGGGCGGTCCATGGTCATCCTCGGTGCCGGTCTCAACCACTGGTACCACATGGACATGAACTACCGCGCCATCATCAACATGCTGGTGTTCTGCGGCTGTGTCGGCCAGAGCGGCGGCGGCTGGGCGCACTATGTGGGGCAGGAGAAGCTGCGCCCGCAGACCGGCTGGCAGCCGCTGGCCTTCGCCCTGGACTGGGCGCGGCCGCCGCGGCACATGAACTCCACCTCGTTCTTCTACGCCCACACCGATCAGTGGCGCTACGAGAAGCTGCAGGTGGCGGACATGCTCTCGCCGCTGGCCAACAAGGAGGACTTCCACGGCAGCCTGATCGACTTCAACGTCCGCTCCGAGCGCATGGGCTGGCTGCCGTCGGCACCGCAGCTCGCCGCCAACCCGTTGCAGGTGGCGAAGGACGCCGCCGCCGCCGGCAAGGATCCGAAGGACTACGTGGTCGAGCAGCTCAAGAGCGGCAAGCTTGCCATGGCCTGCGAGGACCCGGACAACCCGGTGAACCACCCGCGCAACCTGTTCGTGTGGCGCTCCAACCTGCTGGGCGCCAGCGGCAAGGGCCACGAGTACTTCCTCAAGCACCTGCTGGGCACCAACCACGGCGTGCAGGGCAAGGACCTGGGCGAAGAAGGCGCCGTGAAGCCGGAAGAAGTGGTGTGGCGGGACGAGGAGCCCCAAGGCAAGCTGGACCTGCTCACCACGCTGGACTTCCGTATGTCCACCACGTGTCTGTACTCCGACATCGTGCTGCCCACGGCCACCTGGTACGAGAAGAACGATCTCAACACCTCGGACATGCACCCGTTCATCCATCCGTTGTCAGAGGCGGTGAACCCCTGCTGGGAGTCCCGTTCCGACTGGGACATCTACAAGGGACTGGCGAAGACGTTCTCCCGTGTGTGCCAGGGCCACCTGGGCAAGGAGACGGATATCGTCACGCTGCCGCTGCTCCATGACAGCCCGGCGGAGCTCGGGCAGGCCTTCGAGGTCAAGGACTGGAAGAAGGGCGAGTGCGAGCCGGTGCCCGGCAAGACCATGCCGCAGCTCGTGCCGGTGGAGCGCGACTATCCCAACGTCTACGCCCGCTTCACGGCCCTGGGGCCGCTGATGAAGGACGTGGGCAATGGCGGCAAGGGCATTGCCTGGAACACCGAGCACGAGGTTGACTTCCTCGGCAAGCTCAACGGTGTCCACCGCGACGACGCCGTGAACAAGGGCATGCCGAAGATCGAGTCGGCCATCGACGCCGCTGAGGTCATTCTCAGCCTTGCACCCGAGACCAACGGCGAGGTGGCGGTGAAGGCGTGGAGCGCCCTGTCCAAGCAGACGGGCCGTGATCACACGCATCTGGCCCTGAACAAGGAAGAGGAGAAGATCCGCTTCCGCGACCTGGTGGCGCAGCCGCGCAAGATCATTTCCTCACCCACCTGGTCGGGCCTGGAGTCGGAGCACGTCTCCTACAACGCCGGCTATACCAACGTCCACGAGCTCATTCCATGGCGCACGCTCACGGGGCGGCAGCAGCTCTACCAGGATCATCCCTGGATGCGGGCGTTCGGTGAAGGCTTCGTGGCCTACCGGCCGCCGGTGAACATGCGCACCACCCAGACCATTCAAGGGGTGCGCGGCAACGGCAATGAGGAGATCGCGCTGAACTGGATCACCCCGCACCAGAAGTGGGGCATCCACAGCACCTACAGCGAGAACCTGATCATGCTCACGCTCTCCCGCGGCGGGCCGTGTGTCTGGATGAGCGAGATCGACGCGCAGAAGGTGGGCATTGTCGACAACGACTGGATCGAGTGCTTCAACTCCAATGGCGCTCTCGTGGCCCGCTCCGTGGTCAGCCAGCGTGTCCCCGAAGGCATGGTGATGATGTACCACGCCCAGGAGAAGCTGGTGAACACCCCCGGATCGGAGATCTCCGGCGAGCGGGGCGGCATCCACAACTCCGTCACCCGGACCGTGCTCAAACCCACCCACATGATCGGCGGCTATGCCCAGCAGAGCTACGGCTTCAACTACTACGGCACCGTCGGCTCCAACCGCGACGAGTTCGTGGTGGTGCGCAAGATGGATCAGGTGGACTGGCTCGAGGGTGACGACGAAAGCATTTACGAGGCGGAGGAACAGGCATGA
- a CDS encoding universal stress protein: MSKVIVGTDGSECSQRALRWAVAEARLRACPVHVVYAVDWRALNEAIFISPSQKEVDEEAQSVLDRVVGELGDVSDVALETRVMHVTDRHGPSAVMLDAADEEGDIVVVGTRGSGAVKGALIGSISHRLLHFAHCPVVVIP, translated from the coding sequence ATGAGCAAGGTCATTGTAGGAACGGACGGTTCGGAATGCTCCCAGCGTGCGCTGCGCTGGGCAGTGGCAGAGGCGCGCCTGCGCGCCTGTCCGGTGCATGTTGTCTACGCGGTGGACTGGCGGGCCCTGAACGAAGCGATCTTCATTTCCCCCTCGCAGAAAGAGGTGGACGAGGAGGCGCAGAGCGTGCTGGACCGGGTAGTGGGTGAATTGGGCGACGTCAGCGACGTCGCCCTGGAGACCCGGGTGATGCATGTCACGGATCGCCACGGCCCGTCGGCGGTGATGCTGGATGCCGCCGACGAAGAGGGCGACATCGTCGTGGTCGGCACCCGGGGCAGCGGTGCGGTCAAGGGGGCGCTTATCGGCTCCATCAGTCATCGCCTGTTGCATTTCGCTCATTGTCCCGTCGTGGTGATCCCGTGA
- a CDS encoding nitrate/nitrite transporter: protein MSESAAVNVKGSRIRTLIVTAFGFFMGISGIALFGPTAALLREPMELSATQVGWLVAMPALSGALIRVVFGAWADATGGKIPFLSLLGIMLGAMAILVFILFAYYPDDLGPHFYPVLLLLGAVIGFGVDTFSVGIPMNAYWSPMRKQGRALGVFAGFGNAGAGAFTLFVPFLVAALTLPGAYLFWIILVGIAFLLVAVFAQNAPYFQLHQRDGLPRDEAEAIAKKFGQEAFPRESLWPALFEAARAWRNWALVLTYFVSFGGFLALTAWLPTYWYDYHGMTATMAGSLAAAFGIWTGLVRVPGGAMADVLGGEPTNFIAFGLAFIGSVTLIFADGAGPALVGTMLIATGFGISNAAQFSLVPIYLPRAIGGAAGWIGGLGGFGGTAFPPIMGFFVDWQGEQGFANGFIVFAALSLMSIGIMILLRATRGGVAAAVAAADERAAKKGGTVPDTGPGESATQPENT, encoded by the coding sequence ATGTCCGAGTCAGCAGCAGTCAACGTCAAGGGAAGCCGGATCAGGACGCTGATCGTCACCGCATTCGGCTTCTTCATGGGCATCTCCGGGATCGCCCTGTTCGGGCCCACGGCGGCCCTCTTGCGGGAGCCCATGGAGTTGTCCGCCACGCAGGTCGGCTGGCTGGTTGCCATGCCGGCCCTCAGCGGCGCGTTGATCCGCGTCGTCTTCGGCGCCTGGGCCGATGCCACCGGCGGCAAGATCCCGTTCCTGTCGCTACTGGGGATCATGCTGGGCGCCATGGCCATCCTGGTGTTCATCCTGTTCGCCTACTACCCGGATGACCTGGGGCCGCACTTCTACCCGGTGCTGCTCCTGCTGGGTGCGGTGATCGGCTTCGGCGTGGATACCTTCTCCGTGGGCATTCCCATGAACGCCTACTGGAGCCCCATGCGCAAGCAGGGGCGGGCGCTGGGCGTGTTCGCCGGGTTCGGTAACGCCGGTGCCGGGGCGTTCACCCTGTTCGTGCCCTTCCTGGTGGCGGCGCTGACCCTGCCGGGTGCCTACCTGTTCTGGATCATCCTGGTGGGGATCGCGTTCCTGCTGGTGGCGGTGTTCGCCCAGAACGCGCCGTATTTCCAGCTGCACCAGCGTGACGGCTTGCCGCGGGACGAAGCCGAGGCCATCGCCAAAAAGTTCGGCCAGGAGGCGTTTCCGCGCGAGAGCCTGTGGCCGGCACTGTTCGAGGCAGCGCGGGCCTGGCGTAACTGGGCCCTGGTACTGACGTACTTTGTCTCCTTCGGCGGCTTCCTGGCCCTGACGGCCTGGCTGCCCACCTACTGGTATGACTACCACGGCATGACCGCGACCATGGCCGGCTCGCTGGCGGCGGCCTTCGGTATCTGGACCGGGCTGGTGCGTGTGCCCGGCGGCGCCATGGCGGACGTGCTGGGCGGGGAGCCCACGAACTTCATCGCCTTCGGGCTCGCCTTTATCGGCTCCGTCACGCTGATCTTCGCCGATGGTGCCGGGCCAGCCCTGGTCGGCACCATGCTCATTGCTACAGGCTTCGGGATCTCCAATGCCGCGCAGTTCAGCCTTGTGCCGATCTACCTGCCCCGCGCCATCGGCGGGGCGGCTGGCTGGATCGGGGGGCTCGGCGGCTTCGGCGGCACGGCCTTCCCTCCCATCATGGGCTTCTTTGTCGACTGGCAGGGTGAACAGGGCTTCGCCAACGGTTTCATCGTGTTCGCGGCGCTGTCGCTGATGAGTATCGGCATCATGATTCTGCTGCGAGCAACGCGCGGTGGGGTGGCGGCAGCCGTCGCGGCGGCGGACGAGCGCGCCGCGAAGAAGGGCGGCACGGTCCCGGATACCGGCCCCGGCGAGTCGGCGACTCAGCCGGAGAACACCTGA
- a CDS encoding MFS transporter: MALNQDIENWNPEDTQFWESQGKRIAYRNLWISIPNLLMGFAVWLMWGMITVQMMNLGFGFTELQMFTVTAIAGFTGATLRIPASFFIRIAGGRNTIFFSTALLMIPAFGAYFALQNPDTPLWVFQLLAFLSGIGGGNFACSMSNIATFFPRHQQGLALGLNAGLGNFGVTTMQIVIPMVMTAAVFGALSGTPLPLESSSGTILGRIEAGTDTWIQNAGLVWGLVLIPLVIAAWFGMNNLRTVTPNPGHPLAAFGKIGGLYLAALLTSGIGLWLFLPQPVGLDLLNVWVALLLVIIGTLLVMRAMPAGIGAGMTTQFAIFKDKHTWSMTWLYIVTFGSFIGFSAALPLSIEVIFGNMWVPTDDGGLERVSNPDGPSALTYAWIGPLVGALIRPVGGWVSDKVGGALVTQVISAVMVVASVAVGYVMSLAYGTEAPHEYFWIFLVLFIVIFAASGIGNGSTFRTIGVLFDQQQKGPVLGWTSAIAAYGAFIAPRVMGEQIQAGTPELAMYGFAVFYAVGLVINHWFYLRRNAYAKNP, from the coding sequence GTGGCCTTGAACCAAGACATAGAGAACTGGAATCCGGAAGATACCCAGTTCTGGGAAAGTCAGGGCAAACGGATTGCGTACCGCAACCTGTGGATCTCCATCCCCAATCTGCTGATGGGCTTCGCCGTCTGGCTGATGTGGGGGATGATCACCGTGCAGATGATGAACCTGGGGTTCGGGTTCACCGAGCTGCAGATGTTCACGGTGACCGCCATTGCCGGCTTTACCGGAGCGACGCTGCGTATCCCGGCGTCGTTCTTCATCCGCATCGCCGGCGGGCGCAACACCATCTTCTTCAGTACGGCACTGTTGATGATTCCGGCGTTCGGGGCGTACTTCGCCCTGCAGAACCCGGACACGCCCCTGTGGGTGTTCCAGTTGCTGGCGTTTCTCTCCGGCATCGGCGGCGGTAACTTTGCCTGCTCCATGAGCAACATCGCCACGTTCTTCCCGCGGCACCAGCAGGGTCTGGCGCTGGGGCTGAACGCGGGGCTCGGCAACTTCGGCGTCACCACCATGCAGATCGTCATTCCGATGGTGATGACGGCTGCAGTGTTCGGTGCCCTGTCGGGTACCCCCCTGCCGCTGGAGAGCAGCAGCGGCACCATCCTCGGGCGCATCGAGGCAGGTACCGATACCTGGATCCAGAACGCTGGCCTGGTTTGGGGCCTGGTGCTGATTCCGCTGGTGATTGCCGCCTGGTTCGGCATGAACAACCTCCGCACGGTCACGCCGAATCCGGGGCACCCGTTGGCGGCCTTCGGCAAGATCGGGGGCCTCTACCTGGCGGCGTTGCTGACCTCCGGGATCGGCCTGTGGCTGTTCCTGCCGCAACCCGTTGGTCTGGACCTGCTCAACGTCTGGGTGGCGCTGCTGCTGGTGATCATCGGGACGCTGCTGGTCATGCGGGCCATGCCGGCCGGGATCGGCGCCGGGATGACGACGCAGTTCGCCATCTTCAAGGACAAGCACACCTGGTCCATGACCTGGCTGTACATCGTCACCTTCGGCTCGTTCATCGGCTTTTCGGCGGCGCTGCCGCTGTCCATCGAAGTCATCTTCGGCAACATGTGGGTGCCCACTGATGACGGCGGCCTCGAGCGGGTCTCCAACCCCGACGGCCCGAGCGCACTGACCTACGCCTGGATCGGCCCGTTAGTCGGCGCCCTGATTCGCCCGGTCGGCGGCTGGGTCTCCGACAAGGTGGGCGGCGCACTGGTCACCCAGGTGATCTCGGCAGTGATGGTGGTCGCCTCCGTGGCGGTGGGCTACGTGATGTCCCTCGCCTACGGGACCGAGGCGCCGCACGAGTACTTCTGGATCTTCCTGGTGCTGTTCATCGTCATCTTCGCCGCTTCGGGGATCGGCAACGGCTCCACATTCCGCACCATCGGCGTGCTGTTCGATCAGCAGCAGAAAGGGCCGGTGCTGGGCTGGACCTCGGCCATTGCCGCCTACGGCGCCTTCATCGCGCCGCGGGTGATGGGCGAGCAGATCCAGGCGGGGACGCCGGAGCTGGCCATGTACGGCTTCGCGGTGTTCTACGCGGTGGGCCTGGTGATCAACCACTGGTTCTACCTGCGCCGCAACGCCTACGCGAAAAACCCCTGA
- a CDS encoding antiporter, which produces MIPAIGAYFALQSTDTPLWVFQFLAFLSGIGGGNFACSMSNISSFFPKHQQGLALGLNAGIGNFGVTTMQIVIPLVMTAAVFGALSGDPMPLDSSSGTILGRIEAGTATWIQNAGLVWFLVLIPLVAAAWFGMNNLRTVTPDPGNPLSAFGKILGLYGVAFVTSGIGLYLFLPQPYGAGVLNVWVALVLVIVATLFLMRMLPGGIGAGMANQFAIFKDKHTWSMTWLYIVTFGSFIGFSAALPLSIEVIFGYRWVEEGGELVRQSNPHAPSALTYAWIGAFVGALIRPVGGWISDKAGGALVTQVISAVMVVASVAVGYVMSLAYGSEAPHEYFWIFLSLFVLIFAASGIGNGSTFRTIGVLFSPQQKGPVLGWTSAIAAYGAFVAPRVMGEQIEAGTPELAMYGFAVFYAVGLVINHWFYLRRNAYAKNP; this is translated from the coding sequence ATGATCCCGGCCATCGGCGCCTACTTCGCCCTGCAGAGCACCGACACGCCGTTGTGGGTGTTCCAGTTCCTGGCCTTCCTCTCGGGGATCGGCGGCGGCAATTTTGCCTGCTCCATGAGCAACATCTCGTCGTTTTTCCCGAAGCACCAGCAGGGACTGGCCCTGGGGTTGAACGCGGGCATTGGTAACTTCGGCGTCACCACCATGCAGATCGTTATCCCGCTGGTGATGACTGCCGCGGTGTTCGGCGCCCTCTCGGGTGACCCCATGCCGCTGGACAGCAGCAGCGGCACCATCCTCGGCCGCATCGAGGCGGGCACGGCCACCTGGATCCAGAACGCCGGCCTGGTCTGGTTCCTGGTGTTGATTCCGCTGGTGGCGGCGGCGTGGTTCGGCATGAACAACCTGCGCACGGTGACGCCGGATCCCGGTAACCCGCTGAGCGCCTTCGGCAAGATCCTGGGGCTGTACGGCGTCGCCTTCGTCACCTCGGGCATCGGCCTGTATCTGTTCCTTCCGCAGCCCTATGGGGCCGGTGTTCTGAACGTCTGGGTGGCACTGGTGCTGGTCATCGTCGCCACGCTTTTCCTGATGCGCATGCTGCCCGGTGGCATCGGTGCCGGGATGGCCAACCAGTTCGCCATCTTCAAGGACAAGCACACCTGGTCCATGACCTGGCTGTATATCGTCACCTTCGGCTCATTCATCGGCTTCTCGGCGGCGCTGCCGCTGTCCATCGAGGTGATCTTCGGTTACCGCTGGGTGGAGGAGGGCGGTGAGCTGGTGCGCCAGTCCAACCCGCATGCGCCCAGTGCGTTGACCTACGCCTGGATTGGGGCTTTCGTTGGTGCGTTGATCCGGCCAGTGGGGGGCTGGATCTCGGACAAGGCGGGCGGCGCCCTGGTCACCCAGGTGATCTCGGCGGTGATGGTGGTCGCCTCCGTGGCGGTGGGCTACGTGATGTCCCTGGCCTACGGCAGCGAGGCGCCTCACGAGTACTTCTGGATATTCCTGAGCCTGTTCGTGCTGATCTTCGCCGCCTCGGGTATCGGCAACGGTTCCACGTTCCGCACCATCGGTGTGCTGTTCAGCCCGCAGCAGAAGGGGCCGGTGCTGGGCTGGACGTCGGCCATTGCCGCCTACGGCGCCTTTGTCGCCCCACGGGTGATGGGCGAGCAGATCGAGGCGGGGACGCCGGAGCTGGCCATGTACGGCTTCGCAGTGTTCTACGCGGTGGGCCTGGTGATCAACCACTGGTTCTACCTGCGCCGTAACGCCTACGCGAAAAACCCCTGA
- a CDS encoding IS1595 family transposase has product MPMNRIQFQPGLSLTAFFRHYGEEAQCAAALEQARWPHGFRCPRCNGHEHSRVHGRTHPLFQCRSCRHQTSLIAGTVMQGTKLPLTVWFLAIYLLSQAKTGLSALALARQLGVSYPTAWLIHHKLMGAMAEREDRYVLAGDVQVDDAYLGGERSGGKVGRGSENKCAFVAAVSLDDEGHPLRVKLTPVATFSARAITDWARGALAPGTTVFSDGLACFRAVAAAGCTHQPTVVAGRKPSQLPEFQWINTVLGNLKTSLSGCYHAFRFRKYAARYLAAFAYRFNRRFDLAALPQRLLVAAVRCAPHPQRIIRAEAPC; this is encoded by the coding sequence ATGCCCATGAACCGCATCCAGTTCCAGCCCGGTCTGTCGTTGACCGCGTTCTTCCGCCACTACGGCGAGGAGGCCCAGTGCGCCGCGGCACTGGAGCAGGCCCGCTGGCCGCACGGCTTCCGCTGCCCTCGCTGTAACGGGCACGAGCACAGCCGCGTGCACGGACGCACCCACCCGCTGTTCCAATGCCGCAGTTGCCGACACCAGACCTCGCTGATCGCCGGCACGGTCATGCAGGGCACCAAGCTGCCCTTGACGGTGTGGTTTCTCGCCATCTACCTGCTCAGCCAGGCGAAGACGGGGCTGTCGGCGCTTGCGCTCGCACGCCAGCTCGGCGTGAGCTACCCCACCGCCTGGCTGATCCACCACAAGCTCATGGGGGCGATGGCCGAGCGCGAGGACAGGTACGTGCTCGCCGGTGACGTCCAGGTCGATGACGCCTACCTCGGCGGCGAGCGCAGCGGTGGCAAGGTCGGGCGCGGTTCCGAGAACAAATGCGCCTTCGTCGCCGCAGTCTCGCTCGACGACGAGGGCCATCCGCTGCGCGTCAAGCTCACGCCGGTGGCGACGTTCAGCGCCCGAGCCATTACCGACTGGGCCCGCGGGGCGCTCGCACCCGGCACCACCGTGTTCTCTGACGGGCTCGCGTGCTTCCGGGCGGTCGCGGCCGCCGGATGCACCCATCAGCCCACCGTCGTCGCGGGGCGCAAGCCAAGCCAGTTGCCCGAGTTCCAGTGGATCAACACCGTGCTCGGGAACCTCAAAACCAGTCTCTCCGGTTGCTACCATGCCTTCCGATTCCGCAAGTACGCCGCTCGCTACCTCGCCGCGTTCGCCTATCGCTTCAACCGCCGCTTCGACCTTGCCGCGCTCCCGCAACGGCTGCTCGTCGCCGCCGTACGCTGCGCGCCACACCCTCAACGCATCATCCGCGCTGAGGCTCCTTGCTAA
- a CDS encoding nitrate/nitrite transporter, with amino-acid sequence MATQRFKQYSVLSMNTFAFTMMFMVWTMFGEIGVPIQEELGLTNTQFGILTSLPILTGSLVRLPLGAWADKYGGRPVFFILMLCVLPAVWLVQFATEYWQLLIIGAFVGLAGGSFSVGISYTAKWFERGKQGLAMGIFGAGNAGAAVTKYLAPTIIVVLSWQAVANIYAAIVAITAILFWFFTYTEPQLKDPNKKAPTLREQVKVLNDPKVWKYCQYYSVVFGGYVGVSLYLTRYYMLEYGVGIQLAALIATIFVLPSGVIRAFGGYLSDRFGAHTVTWVCMWASLVSFFFMSYPPTEYTIQQMGGETLTFTLSMPVWLFTTLLFIVGIAWGIGKASVFKYLSDEYDHNLGLVSGMVGLFGGLGGFLLPPMFGALIDFTGVTTSIWMLCFGFTLVSVVWMWWTERRQPVLTRDVYHQPTVRNEAAGQDN; translated from the coding sequence ATGGCCACCCAGCGATTCAAACAGTACTCCGTCCTTTCCATGAACACCTTCGCGTTCACGATGATGTTCATGGTCTGGACCATGTTCGGCGAGATCGGGGTGCCGATCCAGGAAGAGCTGGGCCTGACCAACACCCAGTTCGGCATTCTCACCTCGCTGCCGATCCTCACCGGCTCCCTGGTCCGGCTGCCCCTGGGCGCCTGGGCGGACAAGTACGGCGGCCGGCCGGTGTTCTTCATCCTCATGTTGTGCGTGCTGCCCGCAGTGTGGCTGGTGCAGTTCGCCACGGAGTACTGGCAGCTGCTCATCATCGGTGCCTTCGTGGGGCTGGCCGGGGGTTCGTTCTCCGTGGGTATTTCCTACACGGCCAAGTGGTTCGAGCGCGGCAAGCAGGGCCTGGCCATGGGCATTTTCGGCGCGGGTAACGCCGGCGCCGCGGTGACCAAGTACCTGGCGCCCACCATCATTGTGGTGCTGAGCTGGCAGGCGGTCGCCAATATCTACGCCGCCATCGTCGCCATTACTGCCATCCTGTTCTGGTTTTTCACCTACACCGAGCCTCAGCTCAAGGATCCGAACAAGAAGGCGCCGACGCTTCGCGAGCAGGTCAAAGTGCTGAACGACCCCAAGGTGTGGAAGTACTGCCAGTACTACTCCGTGGTGTTCGGCGGCTACGTGGGCGTGTCCCTGTACCTCACTCGCTACTACATGCTGGAGTACGGCGTCGGCATCCAGCTCGCCGCGCTCATCGCCACCATTTTCGTGCTGCCCTCGGGGGTGATCCGCGCCTTCGGCGGCTATCTCTCCGACCGGTTCGGTGCGCACACCGTGACCTGGGTGTGCATGTGGGCGAGCCTGGTCAGTTTCTTCTTCATGTCCTACCCGCCCACGGAGTACACCATCCAGCAGATGGGTGGCGAGACGCTGACCTTCACCCTGTCCATGCCGGTGTGGCTGTTCACCACGCTGCTGTTCATCGTCGGCATCGCCTGGGGCATCGGCAAGGCATCGGTGTTCAAGTACCTCTCCGACGAATACGACCACAACCTGGGCCTGGTGTCCGGCATGGTGGGCCTGTTCGGGGGTCTTGGTGGCTTCCTGCTGCCGCCGATGTTCGGCGCGCTGATCGATTTCACCGGCGTGACCACCAGTATCTGGATGCTGTGCTTCGGCTTCACCCTGGTGTCCGTGGTCTGGATGTGGTGGACGGAGCGGCGCCAGCCGGTGCTCACGCGGGACGTCTACCACCAGCCCACCGTGCGCAACGAGGCCGCCGGGCAGGACAACTGA